In Gemella haemolysans ATCC 10379, the genomic window GCTACTTCTTACATTAGGACGCAAAGAATCTTATACAGCAAAAGGAAGACTATTAGATAAATTGATTAGATTAGGGTTTATTGCAGTAACATCTATAGTTGTTGGGTTTTTAGCCCCTAATTTAGTAAATTGGATATTAGGTGTATCTGTAGAAAATTATACTCAAACTGCATGGTTTTTAACTATAGGAGCATTTGCATTTATGACGTTGATCTTTGGAACAATAAGTTGGTTAGGTATAGTTGGAGCGCCATTATTTGTGCTGATGTTGTTCTTTGGTTTACCAATATTATCACTAGCACCAGAAATGTTAGGAAGTTTCTATACACAATGGATTCTACCATGGTTACCAATGCGTATGCTGTATGACGGTATAAAAAATATGCTATTCTTTAACCAAGGATTATGGAATAGTGGAACTAAAGATTTAGTGGTAGTAGCTACAGTCGGTGTAATTCTAATTTTATCAAGTGTATTGAAAAAATCAAAAGTAAGTAAATAATTATAAAACCTAGTAGCCGAATTGCTACTAGGTTTATTTCTATATTATTTATTAAATTTTTTTGATACTTTTGAGCTTATAAACATAAAGACCAAAACAATAATTATTCCATATAAAAATTCCATACTTCCAATATTATTTAGAGTAGTACCAAAGTGTAACCAGATCATTTTCCCTGGAATAAGGCCAATGAGATTTCCAATGAAATATTTTTTAAAAGATATTCTAGTTAAACCGTATGAATAGCAAATAACACTATTAGGAAGAACTGGAATTAGTCTATAAATTATTAGAACTAAAGTTAGTTTATTTTCACTTATACCAAAAATTGTATCGTATTGTTTTTTCGATAATTTTTTAGCTAAGTATTTTTCAACGTGGTCACTTGCGAAGTATCTTGAGATAAGAAACATCACACTAGTATATATCATTGCAGAAATTATTGAAAGGATAAAACCATGAGTAAAACCAAATAAGTAACCACCAATTGCAGAGAATATCCCTGGTGGGAATAAAAATATTGGTAATACAGATGCTAGTATTAAAAATACTATAGGTGCAAAGCTACCAAATTGTGCTATAAAATCTTGCATAGTTCCTCCTTCGGCTAAAATAATATTCTTATTATATCATAAAGCTAGGGAAATAAGCGAATAAAAACTAAAAGTGAGTGACTCGAAAATTGTGATTTCAAGGAAATCGATTTTGATGAGTCACCCACATAAAGATTTTTAAATATTATACTTCTTTTATTAAATGAATTTCAATTCCATTAGGATCATTAATAATAATCTTATTATTATATTCAGAGATGATTTTAGTGTTGTTATTTTTTATATTTTCCACAACTTTATTGTAAGCAGCATCATCAATAAATAGAATTTCAAAATGATCTAAACCTGGAGTTCCTTTTTGTCTAAGGCTTAGATTAGGACCTCCCCATTGATTAACAGCTAGATGGTGGTGGTAATTGCCATAAGCAATCCAACTAGCACTAGCTACGGTGAATTTATCACTAAATCCTAGTACTTCTTGATAGAAGTTAGAAGAAACGGTAGAGTTTTGAACACTTAGATGAACGTGGCCAATAATAGTTCCTACTGGTAAGGTATATGGCACTACAGTTTCAGAAATATCAAGTAGGTGAGTAGCATCG contains:
- a CDS encoding TVP38/TMEM64 family protein — encoded protein: MQDFIAQFGSFAPIVFLILASVLPIFLFPPGIFSAIGGYLFGFTHGFILSIISAMIYTSVMFLISRYFASDHVEKYLAKKLSKKQYDTIFGISENKLTLVLIIYRLIPVLPNSVICYSYGLTRISFKKYFIGNLIGLIPGKMIWLHFGTTLNNIGSMEFLYGIIIVLVFMFISSKVSKKFNK